The Drosophila biarmipes strain raj3 chromosome 2L, RU_DBia_V1.1, whole genome shotgun sequence genome has a window encoding:
- the LOC122818044 gene encoding histone H1-like, whose product MSDSAVATSASPVAAPPAPVEKKLATKKASGSAALKAKKAAAPPSHPPTQQMVDASIMNLKERGGSSLLAIKKYITATYKCDAQKLAPFIKKYLKSAVVNGKLIQTKGKGASGSFKLSASAKKDPKPKPASAEKKVKSKKVAVKKTGATAKKVAAAAADKKPKAKKAVATKKTAEKKKTEKAKAKDAKKTGTVKAKPAAAKAKSTAVKPKAAKAAKAKLAASAKPKKAVKKAAAPATAKKPKAKTTAAKK is encoded by the coding sequence atgtctgattctgcagttgcaacgtccgcttccccagtggctgctcccccagcgccagttgagaagaagctggccaccaaaaaggcatctggttccgctgccttaaaagcaaagaaggccgctgccccgccatcgcatccgccaactcaacaaatggtggacgcttctatcatgaatttgaaggaacgaggtggctcatcccttctggcaatcaagaaatacattaccgccacctacaaatgcgatgcccagaagctggctccattcataaagaaatacttgaaatctgccgtggtcaatggaaagttgatccaaacaaagggaaaaggcgcgtctggttcattcaaactgtcggcctccgccaagaaggatccgaagccgaagcctgcgtctgctgagaagaaggtgaaaagcaagaaggtagccgtcaaaaagaccggagccaccgccaagaaagttgccgccgcagctgccgacaagaagcccaaggctaagaaggctgtggccaccaaaaagaccgcagagaagaagaaaacagagaaggcgaaggccaaggatgcaaagaaaactggaaccgtgaaggcgaagccagcagcagcgaaggccaagtcgaccgcagtgaagccgaaggcagcaaaagcagcaaaggccaagctagcggcctctgctaagcccaaaaaggcggtgaagaaagcagcggcgcctgctaccgctaagaaaccgaaagccaagactacggctgccaagaagtaa